In the genome of Sciurus carolinensis chromosome 3, mSciCar1.2, whole genome shotgun sequence, one region contains:
- the Znf385c gene encoding zinc finger protein 385C isoform X1 has product MSRVAAGGWVQPGSRRERRSGMKRPLSPSPLDEKEPPTSGSTECPPRPPEPPKPKRERKRPSYTLCDVCNIQLNSAAQAQVHCGGRAHQRRLRQLSLGKTPSGPAGPASSAPSPLLASLPLPTRPLQPPLDFKHLLAFHFNGTAPLSLFPNFSTMDPVQKAVISHTFGVPSPLKKKLFISCNICHLRFNSANQAEAHYKGHKHARKLKAVEATKSKQRPQSLTQDGVVVSTTPTLASGVPGEPQNKVPAGPLLQQPLTLDPPSQEPAPSDLLDAASSSSSSCPPCSPEPGKEAPGPEPAAAAMGSGVNGEGRSEKGRLYCPTCKVTVNSASQLQAHNTGAKHRWMVEGQRGTPRKGRGRPVSRGGAGHKAKRVTGGRGGRQGPSPPFHCALCQLQVNSETQLKQHMSSRRHKDRLAGKPPKPSSQHSKLQKHAALAVSILKSKLALQKQLTKTLAARFLPSPLPTAATAICTLPGPLALRPAPTAAATLFPAPILGPALFRTPAGAIRPATGPIVFAPY; this is encoded by the exons ATGTCCCGGGTGGCCGCGGGCGGCTGGGTGCAGCCCGGCTCGCGTCGGGAGCGCCGCTCAG gTATGAAGCGGCCATTGAGCCCATCTCCCCTGGATGAGAAGGAACCCCCAACATCTGGATCTACTGAGTGTCCCCCTAGACCCCCAGAACCACCAAAGCCCAAGCGGGAGAGAAAACGGCCATCCTATACGCTCTGCGATGTCTGTAACATCCAACTGAACTCTGCAGCTCAGGCCCAGGTGCACTGTGGGGGGCGGGCCCACCAGAGGCGGCTCCGGCAGCTCAGCTTGGGGAAGACACCCTCAGGGCCAG CAGGCCCGGCCTCCAGTGCCCCCAGCCCCCTGCTGGCCTCCTTGCCCCTGCCCACTCGGCCTCTGCAGCCCCCGCTGGACTTCAAGCACTTGCTCGCCTTCCACTTCAATGGCACCGCCCCACTCAGTCTCTTCCCCAACTTCAGCACG ATGGACCCAGTCCAGAAAGCTGTCATCAGCCACACATTTGGGGTTCCCTCCCCTCTGAAGAAGAAGCTCTTCATTTCCTGTAACATCTGTCACCTGAGGTTCAACTCAGCG AACCAGGCTGAAGCACATTATAAAGGCCACAAACATGCCAGAAAACTAAAGGCTGTTGAAGCTACGAAGAGCAAGCAGAGGCCACAAAGCCTGACACAGGATGGGGTGGTGGTGTCCACAACCCCAACTCTGGCCAGTGGAGTGCCTGGAGAGCCACAGAACAAAG TTCCTGCAGGCCCTCTACTCCAGCAACCGTTGACCCTCGACCCCCCATCCCAGGAACCAGCCCCGTCAGATCTTTTGGATgctgcctcctcttcttcctcctcctgcccaccctgctcCCCAGAGCCTGGCAAAGAGGCACCAGGGCCTGAGCCGGCGGCAGCGGCTATGGGAAGTGGCGTGAATGGGGAAGGCAGGAGTGAGAAGGGGCGCCTCTACTGTCCCACGTGTAAGGTGACAGTAAACTCGGCCTCCCAGCTTCAAGCTCACAACACAG GAGCCAAACATCGGTGGATGGTGGAAGGTCAACGAGGGACTCCCCGAAAGGGCCGGGGCCGCCCAGTATCCCGAGGAGGGGCTGGACACAAGGCCAAGAGAGTGACAGGGGGTCGGGGTGGCCGGCAGGGGCCCAGCCCCCCGTTCCACTGTGCTCTCTGTCAGCTCCAGGTCAATTCAGAAACCCAGCTCAAGCAG CACATGAGCAGCAGGAGGCACAAAGACCGCCTGGCTGGGAAGCCCCCCAAGCCCTCCAGCCAGCACAGCAAGCTGCAGAAGCACGCAGCGCTGGCTGTGAGTATCCTCAAG TCTAAACTGGCCTTGCAGAAGCAACTCACCAAGACGCTGGCAGCCCGCTTCCTGCCCAGCCCGCTGCCCACTGCAGCCACAGCCATCTGTACCCTGCCAGGACCCCTGGCCCTCCGGCCTGCCCCCACAGCAGCCGCTACCCTCTTCCCAGCTCCTATCCTGGGCCCAGCTCTGTTTCGCACTCCAGCGGGAGCCATCCGCCCTGCCACGGGACCCATCGTCTTTGCCCCCTATTAG
- the Znf385c gene encoding zinc finger protein 385C isoform X2 — protein sequence MPEGQGQGMKRPLSPSPLDEKEPPTSGSTECPPRPPEPPKPKRERKRPSYTLCDVCNIQLNSAAQAQVHCGGRAHQRRLRQLSLGKTPSGPAGPASSAPSPLLASLPLPTRPLQPPLDFKHLLAFHFNGTAPLSLFPNFSTMDPVQKAVISHTFGVPSPLKKKLFISCNICHLRFNSANQAEAHYKGHKHARKLKAVEATKSKQRPQSLTQDGVVVSTTPTLASGVPGEPQNKAVPAGPLLQQPLTLDPPSQEPAPSDLLDAASSSSSSCPPCSPEPGKEAPGPEPAAAAMGSGVNGEGRSEKGRLYCPTCKVTVNSASQLQAHNTGAKHRWMVEGQRGTPRKGRGRPVSRGGAGHKAKRVTGGRGGRQGPSPPFHCALCQLQVNSETQLKQHMSSRRHKDRLAGKPPKPSSQHSKLQKHAALAVSILKSKLALQKQLTKTLAARFLPSPLPTAATAICTLPGPLALRPAPTAAATLFPAPILGPALFRTPAGAIRPATGPIVFAPY from the exons ATGCCAGAAGGCCAAGGTCAAG gTATGAAGCGGCCATTGAGCCCATCTCCCCTGGATGAGAAGGAACCCCCAACATCTGGATCTACTGAGTGTCCCCCTAGACCCCCAGAACCACCAAAGCCCAAGCGGGAGAGAAAACGGCCATCCTATACGCTCTGCGATGTCTGTAACATCCAACTGAACTCTGCAGCTCAGGCCCAGGTGCACTGTGGGGGGCGGGCCCACCAGAGGCGGCTCCGGCAGCTCAGCTTGGGGAAGACACCCTCAGGGCCAG CAGGCCCGGCCTCCAGTGCCCCCAGCCCCCTGCTGGCCTCCTTGCCCCTGCCCACTCGGCCTCTGCAGCCCCCGCTGGACTTCAAGCACTTGCTCGCCTTCCACTTCAATGGCACCGCCCCACTCAGTCTCTTCCCCAACTTCAGCACG ATGGACCCAGTCCAGAAAGCTGTCATCAGCCACACATTTGGGGTTCCCTCCCCTCTGAAGAAGAAGCTCTTCATTTCCTGTAACATCTGTCACCTGAGGTTCAACTCAGCG AACCAGGCTGAAGCACATTATAAAGGCCACAAACATGCCAGAAAACTAAAGGCTGTTGAAGCTACGAAGAGCAAGCAGAGGCCACAAAGCCTGACACAGGATGGGGTGGTGGTGTCCACAACCCCAACTCTGGCCAGTGGAGTGCCTGGAGAGCCACAGAACAAAG CAGTTCCTGCAGGCCCTCTACTCCAGCAACCGTTGACCCTCGACCCCCCATCCCAGGAACCAGCCCCGTCAGATCTTTTGGATgctgcctcctcttcttcctcctcctgcccaccctgctcCCCAGAGCCTGGCAAAGAGGCACCAGGGCCTGAGCCGGCGGCAGCGGCTATGGGAAGTGGCGTGAATGGGGAAGGCAGGAGTGAGAAGGGGCGCCTCTACTGTCCCACGTGTAAGGTGACAGTAAACTCGGCCTCCCAGCTTCAAGCTCACAACACAG GAGCCAAACATCGGTGGATGGTGGAAGGTCAACGAGGGACTCCCCGAAAGGGCCGGGGCCGCCCAGTATCCCGAGGAGGGGCTGGACACAAGGCCAAGAGAGTGACAGGGGGTCGGGGTGGCCGGCAGGGGCCCAGCCCCCCGTTCCACTGTGCTCTCTGTCAGCTCCAGGTCAATTCAGAAACCCAGCTCAAGCAG CACATGAGCAGCAGGAGGCACAAAGACCGCCTGGCTGGGAAGCCCCCCAAGCCCTCCAGCCAGCACAGCAAGCTGCAGAAGCACGCAGCGCTGGCTGTGAGTATCCTCAAG TCTAAACTGGCCTTGCAGAAGCAACTCACCAAGACGCTGGCAGCCCGCTTCCTGCCCAGCCCGCTGCCCACTGCAGCCACAGCCATCTGTACCCTGCCAGGACCCCTGGCCCTCCGGCCTGCCCCCACAGCAGCCGCTACCCTCTTCCCAGCTCCTATCCTGGGCCCAGCTCTGTTTCGCACTCCAGCGGGAGCCATCCGCCCTGCCACGGGACCCATCGTCTTTGCCCCCTATTAG
- the Znf385c gene encoding zinc finger protein 385C isoform X3 has product MKRPLSPSPLDEKEPPTSGSTECPPRPPEPPKPKRERKRPSYTLCDVCNIQLNSAAQAQVHCGGRAHQRRLRQLSLGKTPSGPAGPASSAPSPLLASLPLPTRPLQPPLDFKHLLAFHFNGTAPLSLFPNFSTMDPVQKAVISHTFGVPSPLKKKLFISCNICHLRFNSANQAEAHYKGHKHARKLKAVEATKSKQRPQSLTQDGVVVSTTPTLASGVPGEPQNKAVPAGPLLQQPLTLDPPSQEPAPSDLLDAASSSSSSCPPCSPEPGKEAPGPEPAAAAMGSGVNGEGRSEKGRLYCPTCKVTVNSASQLQAHNTGAKHRWMVEGQRGTPRKGRGRPVSRGGAGHKAKRVTGGRGGRQGPSPPFHCALCQLQVNSETQLKQHMSSRRHKDRLAGKPPKPSSQHSKLQKHAALAVSILKSKLALQKQLTKTLAARFLPSPLPTAATAICTLPGPLALRPAPTAAATLFPAPILGPALFRTPAGAIRPATGPIVFAPY; this is encoded by the exons ATGAAGCGGCCATTGAGCCCATCTCCCCTGGATGAGAAGGAACCCCCAACATCTGGATCTACTGAGTGTCCCCCTAGACCCCCAGAACCACCAAAGCCCAAGCGGGAGAGAAAACGGCCATCCTATACGCTCTGCGATGTCTGTAACATCCAACTGAACTCTGCAGCTCAGGCCCAGGTGCACTGTGGGGGGCGGGCCCACCAGAGGCGGCTCCGGCAGCTCAGCTTGGGGAAGACACCCTCAGGGCCAG CAGGCCCGGCCTCCAGTGCCCCCAGCCCCCTGCTGGCCTCCTTGCCCCTGCCCACTCGGCCTCTGCAGCCCCCGCTGGACTTCAAGCACTTGCTCGCCTTCCACTTCAATGGCACCGCCCCACTCAGTCTCTTCCCCAACTTCAGCACG ATGGACCCAGTCCAGAAAGCTGTCATCAGCCACACATTTGGGGTTCCCTCCCCTCTGAAGAAGAAGCTCTTCATTTCCTGTAACATCTGTCACCTGAGGTTCAACTCAGCG AACCAGGCTGAAGCACATTATAAAGGCCACAAACATGCCAGAAAACTAAAGGCTGTTGAAGCTACGAAGAGCAAGCAGAGGCCACAAAGCCTGACACAGGATGGGGTGGTGGTGTCCACAACCCCAACTCTGGCCAGTGGAGTGCCTGGAGAGCCACAGAACAAAG CAGTTCCTGCAGGCCCTCTACTCCAGCAACCGTTGACCCTCGACCCCCCATCCCAGGAACCAGCCCCGTCAGATCTTTTGGATgctgcctcctcttcttcctcctcctgcccaccctgctcCCCAGAGCCTGGCAAAGAGGCACCAGGGCCTGAGCCGGCGGCAGCGGCTATGGGAAGTGGCGTGAATGGGGAAGGCAGGAGTGAGAAGGGGCGCCTCTACTGTCCCACGTGTAAGGTGACAGTAAACTCGGCCTCCCAGCTTCAAGCTCACAACACAG GAGCCAAACATCGGTGGATGGTGGAAGGTCAACGAGGGACTCCCCGAAAGGGCCGGGGCCGCCCAGTATCCCGAGGAGGGGCTGGACACAAGGCCAAGAGAGTGACAGGGGGTCGGGGTGGCCGGCAGGGGCCCAGCCCCCCGTTCCACTGTGCTCTCTGTCAGCTCCAGGTCAATTCAGAAACCCAGCTCAAGCAG CACATGAGCAGCAGGAGGCACAAAGACCGCCTGGCTGGGAAGCCCCCCAAGCCCTCCAGCCAGCACAGCAAGCTGCAGAAGCACGCAGCGCTGGCTGTGAGTATCCTCAAG TCTAAACTGGCCTTGCAGAAGCAACTCACCAAGACGCTGGCAGCCCGCTTCCTGCCCAGCCCGCTGCCCACTGCAGCCACAGCCATCTGTACCCTGCCAGGACCCCTGGCCCTCCGGCCTGCCCCCACAGCAGCCGCTACCCTCTTCCCAGCTCCTATCCTGGGCCCAGCTCTGTTTCGCACTCCAGCGGGAGCCATCCGCCCTGCCACGGGACCCATCGTCTTTGCCCCCTATTAG
- the Znf385c gene encoding zinc finger protein 385C isoform X4 translates to MGPASSAPSPLLASLPLPTRPLQPPLDFKHLLAFHFNGTAPLSLFPNFSTMDPVQKAVISHTFGVPSPLKKKLFISCNICHLRFNSANQAEAHYKGHKHARKLKAVEATKSKQRPQSLTQDGVVVSTTPTLASGVPGEPQNKAVPAGPLLQQPLTLDPPSQEPAPSDLLDAASSSSSSCPPCSPEPGKEAPGPEPAAAAMGSGVNGEGRSEKGRLYCPTCKVTVNSASQLQAHNTGAKHRWMVEGQRGTPRKGRGRPVSRGGAGHKAKRVTGGRGGRQGPSPPFHCALCQLQVNSETQLKQHMSSRRHKDRLAGKPPKPSSQHSKLQKHAALAVSILKSKLALQKQLTKTLAARFLPSPLPTAATAICTLPGPLALRPAPTAAATLFPAPILGPALFRTPAGAIRPATGPIVFAPY, encoded by the exons ATGG GCCCGGCCTCCAGTGCCCCCAGCCCCCTGCTGGCCTCCTTGCCCCTGCCCACTCGGCCTCTGCAGCCCCCGCTGGACTTCAAGCACTTGCTCGCCTTCCACTTCAATGGCACCGCCCCACTCAGTCTCTTCCCCAACTTCAGCACG ATGGACCCAGTCCAGAAAGCTGTCATCAGCCACACATTTGGGGTTCCCTCCCCTCTGAAGAAGAAGCTCTTCATTTCCTGTAACATCTGTCACCTGAGGTTCAACTCAGCG AACCAGGCTGAAGCACATTATAAAGGCCACAAACATGCCAGAAAACTAAAGGCTGTTGAAGCTACGAAGAGCAAGCAGAGGCCACAAAGCCTGACACAGGATGGGGTGGTGGTGTCCACAACCCCAACTCTGGCCAGTGGAGTGCCTGGAGAGCCACAGAACAAAG CAGTTCCTGCAGGCCCTCTACTCCAGCAACCGTTGACCCTCGACCCCCCATCCCAGGAACCAGCCCCGTCAGATCTTTTGGATgctgcctcctcttcttcctcctcctgcccaccctgctcCCCAGAGCCTGGCAAAGAGGCACCAGGGCCTGAGCCGGCGGCAGCGGCTATGGGAAGTGGCGTGAATGGGGAAGGCAGGAGTGAGAAGGGGCGCCTCTACTGTCCCACGTGTAAGGTGACAGTAAACTCGGCCTCCCAGCTTCAAGCTCACAACACAG GAGCCAAACATCGGTGGATGGTGGAAGGTCAACGAGGGACTCCCCGAAAGGGCCGGGGCCGCCCAGTATCCCGAGGAGGGGCTGGACACAAGGCCAAGAGAGTGACAGGGGGTCGGGGTGGCCGGCAGGGGCCCAGCCCCCCGTTCCACTGTGCTCTCTGTCAGCTCCAGGTCAATTCAGAAACCCAGCTCAAGCAG CACATGAGCAGCAGGAGGCACAAAGACCGCCTGGCTGGGAAGCCCCCCAAGCCCTCCAGCCAGCACAGCAAGCTGCAGAAGCACGCAGCGCTGGCTGTGAGTATCCTCAAG TCTAAACTGGCCTTGCAGAAGCAACTCACCAAGACGCTGGCAGCCCGCTTCCTGCCCAGCCCGCTGCCCACTGCAGCCACAGCCATCTGTACCCTGCCAGGACCCCTGGCCCTCCGGCCTGCCCCCACAGCAGCCGCTACCCTCTTCCCAGCTCCTATCCTGGGCCCAGCTCTGTTTCGCACTCCAGCGGGAGCCATCCGCCCTGCCACGGGACCCATCGTCTTTGCCCCCTATTAG
- the C3H17orf113 gene encoding uncharacterized protein C17orf113 homolog, with amino-acid sequence MVPPGKKPAGEASNSNKKCKRYFNEHWKEEFTWLDFDYERKLMFCLECRQALVRNKHGKAENAFTVGTDNFQRHALLRHVTSGAHRQALTVNQGQPTVEGPAEGGGAYAGLVATPTSRDVKVEVDPAKVAVLTTVYCMAKEDVPDDRCSALLELQRFNLCQALLGTEHGNYYSPRRVRDMQVAIASVLHTEACQRLKASPFVGLVLDETRDWPESHSLALFATSVSPCDGQPSTTFLGSVELQEGRASAGQLLDILQAFGVSAPKLAWLSSSLPSDRLGSVNLQLRVTCPLLTELHCLPGRTDPEPPAYLGEYESILDALFRLHSGPSSHMVPELRAALDLAAIDLAGPRPVPWASLLPVVEAVAEAWPCLVAALEAAAPASPTAAALALALRQFTFVAFTHLLLDALPSVQKLALILQPEEPDLALLQPLVMAAAASLQAQRRSGGARFQGFLRQLAFSDPDGGGGCCAYRGVEVVGYSEAAVRDLEQLRGTFLDSMRRGLRDSYPGPSLDAVAAFAAIFDPRRYPQAPEELGAHGEGALRVLLRGFAPAVVRQRALGDFALFKRVVFSLGRLGPRALCAKLACEHSELHELFPDFAALAALALSLPAGAGLLDKVGRSRELRWWGQSGAGEGRGGHVVKIAVDGPPLQEFDFALAAEFLESGWGEGLLGSQLT; translated from the exons ATGGTGCCCCCAGGGAAAAAGCCAGCAGGAGAGGCCTCCAACTCCAACAAGAAGTGCAAGCGTTACTTCAACGAGCACTGGAAGGAGGAGTTTACCTGGCTGGACTTTGACTATGAGCGGAAGCTGATGTTTTGCCTTGAGTGTCGCCAAGCCCTGGTACGAAACAAGCACGGCAAAGCTGAGAATGCCTTCACCGTGGGCACCGACAACTTCCAGCGTCACGCCCTGCTGCGCCACGTCACTTCGGGAGCCCACCGCCAGGCTCTGACCGTCAACCAGGGCCAGCCCACTGTAGAGGGCCCTGCTGAGGGAGGTGGGGCCTATGCAGGCCTGGTtgccacccccacctccagggaTGTCAAGGTGGAGGTGGACCCAGCCAAAGTGGCTGTGCTGACCACTGTGTACTGCATGGCCAAGGAGGATGTGCCCGACGATCGCTGTTCTGCCCTGCTTGAGCTGCAGAGGTTCAACCTATGCCAGGCACTGCTAGGTACAGAGCATGGCAATTACTACAGCCCCAGGAGAGTGAGGGACATGCAG GTGGCCATTGCCAGTGTCTTGCACACAGAGGCCTGTCAGCGCTTGAAGGCATCCCCGTTTGTGGGGCTGGTGTTAGATGAGACCAGGGACTGGCCTGAATCCCACAGTCTAGCCCTGTTTGCCACTTCGGTGTCCCCATGTGATGGCCAGCCTTCTACCACCTTCCTGGGCAGTGTGGAACTACAGGAGGGCAGGGCCTCTGCGGGTCAACTCCTGGACATCCTGCAGGCCTTCGGAGTATCTGCACCCAAGCTAGCCTGGCTCAGCTCAAGCCTCCCCAGTGATCGCTTAGGGAGTGTCAACCTGCAGCTCCGGGTCACCTGTCCATTGCTCACTGAGCTGCACTGCCTCCCTGGCAGGACAGATCCTGAGCCCCCTGCCTACCTGGGTGAATATGAGAGCATACTGGATGCCCTATTCCGCCTGCACAGTGGCCCCAGTTCTCACATGGTCCCTGAGCTACGGGCAGCATTGGACCTTGCAGCTATTGACTTGGCAGGGCCACGGCCAGTGCCCTGGGCCTCCCTGTTGCCTGTTGTGGAAGCAGTGGCAGAGGCCTGGCCTTGTCTGGTGGCCGCCCTGGAGGCGGCAGCCCCAGCCTCACCCACGGCTGCAGCTCTGGCTCTGGCCCTGCGCCAGTTCACCTTCGTAGCCTTCACCCACCTGCTGCTGGACGCTCTGCCCTCGGTGCAGAAGCTTGCCCTCATCCTGCAGCCGGAAGAGCCGGACTTGGCCTTGCTGCAGCCTCTAGTGATGGCGGCAGCAGCTTCCCTCCAAGCCCAGCGCCGCTCAGGGGGAGCCCGCTTCCAGGGCTTCCTGCGACAACTGGCATTCTCAGACCCCGACGGGGGCGGTGGGTGCTGTGCCTACCGCGGCGTGGAGGTGGTCGGCTACTCAGAGGCTGCAGTCAGGGACCTGGAGCAACTGCGGGGAACCTTTCTGGACTCCATGCGGAGGGGACTGCGGGACTCCTACCCCGGGCCCTCGCTGGACGCCGTGGCTGCCTTCGCGGCGATCTTCGACCCCCGCCGTTACCCGCAGGCCCCGGAGGAGTTGGGTGCGCACGGCGAGGGGGCGCTGCGGGTGCTGCTGCGCGGCTTCGCGCCCGCAGTGGTGCGCCAGCGCGCGCTGGGCGACTTCGCCCTCTTCAAGCGCGTGGTGTTCAGCCTGGGGCGGCTCGGCCCGCGGGCGCTGTGCGCCAAGCTGGCGTGCGAGCACTCGGAGCTGCACGAGCTCTTCCCAGACTTCGCCGCCCTCGCTGCCTTGGCCTTATCTCTGCCAGCGGGCGCCGGCCTCCTGGACAAGGTCGGCCGCAGTCGAGAGCTGCGATGGTGGGGACAGAGCGGAGCCGGGGAAGGCCGGGGAGGCCACGTGGTGAAGATCGCCGTGGACGGGCCCCCGCTGCAAGAGTTTGACTTTGCGCTGGCGGCGGAGTTCTTAGAgagtgggtggggggaggggctcCTGGGATCGCAGCTCACCTGA